The genome window CACTGTCCCGCCTGCGACGCGGCCATTCCCGCCTGGGCGAACGTGCCGCTCCTGTCCTACGCGCTGTTGCGCGGGCGCTGCAAAGCCTGCGGCGCGCACATCTCGGCGCGCTACCCGCTGGTCGAGGCGCTGACGGGCGCGGTGTTCGCGGCGCTGATGCTGGTGCAGGGCCCCACGGCGCGGCTTTTGGTCGACTGGGCGCTCGCGGCCGCGCTGATCGCGGTGACCTTCATCGACGTCGACCACCACATCATCCCGAACTCGATCACCATCCCGGGCCTGGCGATCGGCCTGTTCCTGTCGCTCGTGGCGCCGCAGCTGGCGGTCGACTGGCGCGACGCGCTGCTGGGCGTGGTGCTGATCGGCGGCGGCATGTGGGCGATCTCGGCCGGCTACGAGCGCTTCTCGGGCAAGATCGGGCTGGGCATGGGTGACGTGAAGCTGGTGGCCATGCTCGCGAGCTTCCTCGGGCTCGAGGGGGCGCTGGGCGTGCTGATCGTCGGGTGTCTCGTGGGGATCGCGTACGGCGTGCTCATGCTGGCTTGGGTGAAGGGCGGGCGGGACACGCGCATTCCGTTCGGGCCGGCGCTGGCTGCGGCCGGGCTGGTGTTCCTGTTCCAGCCCAACTTCCTCGACCACTTCCTGGTCCGGCCGTGACCCGGCGCGTCGGCGTCCAGCTCGAGATCGTCGCGAACCTGTTCGTGATGATGTTCGCGGGCGTGGCGCTGGTGGGCGTGGTGCTGCTGAGTCACTCGGCGGTCACCGTGCGAGACGAGGCGGTCGAGCGCCTGCGCATGGGCTCGCGCCATCTCGAGTCACTCCTGGAGCGCGGCGTGAACGACCTGGCCGACCTGGCCGCGGTCGCACACACCTCCACTCCGCGGCTGGCCGGCGGCGAGTTCGCCGTGCTCGACGCGTCGGGCCGCCAGGTGCTGGGCCCGCCGTTCGACGCCGCCGGGCGCCAGCAGATCGCGGAGCTGGTGGAGCTGGCGCGCGCGCGCGGCGAGGTGCTCGAGCTGGGGAGTCTGTGGCGCGGCGAGCTGGCGCTCGTGACTCCGGTCCGCACGCACTCGGGCCAGGAGGGCTTCCTCGTGGGCCGCAGCCGCGGCGAAGAGTACCGCGCGCGGCTCGCGCCGCTGGTGGCGTCGGGCGTCGGCCTCCTGGTCATCGCCACGTCGGTGTTCGCGGGCTTCGGCGCCTGGCTGCTGCGGCGGCGGGTCGTCTCGCCCCTGGCCGAGCTCGCGCGCGGCACGCGGCGCGTGGCGGCGGGCGACCTGGCGGCGCGCATCGCCACGCAGGGGCCCGCCGAGCTCGAAGACCTGGCCGCGTCGTTCAACCGCATGGCCGAAGCGCTCGAAGCCGACCGCGCCGCGCTCGAGCGCGCCCAGGACGCGCTGGCGCGCGGCCGGCGCCTGGCGAGCGTGGGCCAGCTCGCGGCGGGGGTCGCGCACGAGGTCGGCAACCCGGTGGCGGCGATCCTGGGCTACGCCGAAATGTGTCAGCGGGAACGCGGCGCGAGCGCGCGCTCGCGCGAGCTGGCGGAGCACATCGCGGACGAGGCGATGCGCATCCGCACGCTCGTGCGCGAGATGCTCGACCTGTCCCGCCCCGATGCGCTCTCGGTCGAGCGCGTGCCCGCGGCCGAGCTCTTGGAGCGCGTGGCGGAGCGCATGCGCCCGCAGCCGCTGTTGGCGGGCATCGAGCTCGCGTCGTCGCTCGCGCCGGAGCTGCCCCTTGTCGACGTGGACCGGCGCCGGATCGAGCAGATCTTCGTGAACCTGGTCGAGAACGCGGCGCACGCCCTGCGCGGGGTGACCGGCCCGAGGATCGAGCTCGCCGCCGAGCGCGCGCGTGATCCCGCGCGGCCCGCGCGCCGGGCATCGGATCGCACGGACGAAAGTCACGCGGCCGAGCGCGCGCCGGACTCCGTCGCCTTCACGGTCACCGACAACGGCCCGGGCATCGACCCCGAACACCTGCCGTACGTGTTCGACCCGTTCTTCACCACCAAGGAGCCCGGCGAGGGCTCGGGCCTGGGCCTGTGGAACGCACACCGGCTGGCCGAGCTCCTGGGCGGAAGACTCGAAGTCGCGAGTCAGTCCGGCCGGACTTGCTTCAGATTGGTGTTGCCGGCGGCCGATACGAACGCCGGCCATGGCAAAGCGCCGAGCGCTGATCATCGATGACGAGGCCGGGGTCCGCCAGAGTCTCGGCCTGATCCTCGAGGACGAGGGGTTCGAGGTCGCGCGCGCGGCCGACGGCGACGCGGGCCTGCGCGCCGCGCAGGCCGAGTCATTCGACGTCGTGCTGTGCGACGTGCGCATGCCGCGCCGCGGCGGCTTCGAGATCCTCGAGGAAGTGATCCGGGCACAGCCCGACGCGACCGTGCTGGTCATGTCTGCCTTCGGCCAGGTCGAGCAGGCGCTCGAAGCGGTGCGCAAGGGCGCCTACGACTTTCTCGCCAAGCCCTTCACCGCGCAGGAGCTCCTGCTCGCGATCAAGAAGGCGGACGAGCGCGAGCGCCTGCGGCGCGAGAACCGCACGCTGCGCCGTGCGCTCTCGAACGAGACGCGCGGCGTGTCGATCGCGGCCGCGTCGCCCGGTATGCGCGAGGTGTTCGAGCTGGTCGAGCGCGCCGCGGAGTTCAAGACCACCGTGCTGGTCACCGGAGAGAGCGGTGCGGGCAAGGAGGTCGTGGCGCGCGCGGTGCACGGTCTCTCGGACCGCGCCACGGCGCCATACGTCGCCGTGAACTGCGGTGCGATCCCCGAGTCACTGATCGAGAGCGAGCTCTTCGGCCACGCCAAGGGTGCGTTCACCGGCGCCGACAGCGAGTCACGCGGCATGTTCCGGGAGGCCGACGGCGGGACGCTGTTCCTCGACGAGATCGGCGAGCTGCCGCCCGCGACCCAGGTGAAGCTGCTGCGCGTGCTGCAGGAGGAGGAGGTGCGCCCGGTGGGCGCCGCGAAGAGCTTCGCGGTCGACGTGCGCATCATCGCGGCCACCGCGCGCGACCTCGAGCAGATGGTGGCCGCGGGTCAGTTCCGCTCGGATCTCTTCTACCGGCTGAACGTCTTCCGCATCCACGTGCCGCCGCTGCGCGAGCGGCCCGAGGACGTGCCGTTGCTCGCCGACCAGCTGCTGGCCGCGCACGCGCGGCGCATGGGCAAGCCGGTCGACCCGCTGGAGCGCGAGCTGCTCGAGGCGCTGGCGGCCCAGCCGTGGCCGGGCAATGTGCGCGAGCTCGAGAACGCGCTCGAGCGCGCGCTGATCCTGACGCGCGGCCGGCGCATCACGCTGGACCTGTTCCCGTTCGGCGCCGAGAGCGCGGATGAGGCGCGTGGCGAGAGTGACTCAGGCGGCGCAGATGACTCATCCGGGTCCGAGGCGCACGACGGCGAGGACCTGTCGATCAAGCGCCAGGGCCGGGCGCTCGAGGAGCGACTCATTCGCCAGGCGCTGCTGCGCACGGCTGGCAACCGCACGCGCGCGGCTCGTCTGCTCGAGCTCTCGCCTCGAGCCCTGCAGTACAAGCTCAAGGAATACGCGATCGACCCGCTCAATCCGCTTCCGGCGCCCTCCGATAGCTGAGGCACCTCGCAGCGTTCTTGCTGCCGGGTGGAGGTCGCCATGTCGAAGCGAGTCATCGCAATCGCGATCGCACTGGCGTGCGCGGCGTGCGGCGGCTCGGACCCGACGCCGCCCGCGTCGAGCGCACAGCCGGCGGCGTCTGCCAAGCCCGCGGGAAACTCCGAGCCGGAGATCGTGAGCGCCACGCTCTCACCGGAGCCGGCCGGCGCCGGTGACTCGGTGTCGATCGACGTGAACGCGCGCGACATCGACCGCGATCGCCTGCAGACCACGATCGAGTGGTACCGCAACGGCGAGCTCGACGCCTCGCTGCAGGGCGTGTCGATTCCGGGAAACACCTTCAACCGCGGCGACCGCGTGTACGCCGTGGCGCACGTCTCCGACGGCCTGCACGAGGTGAGCAAGGCGACCAATCCGCTCACGATCGGCAACGCCGTGCCCAAGGTGCGCGGGGTCTCGATCGGCCCGTCGAGCGCGACCGCCTCAGACGTGCTCGAGGCCCAGGCCACGGCGCAGGACGCGGACGGTGACTCGATCGAGCTCTCGTACCGCTGGTTCAAGAACGGCCAGCCGCTCGAGGGCGCGACCGACGCGCGCCTCCCGGCCGGCCGCGTGCGCCGCGGCGACAAGCTCGCGGTCGAGGTCTCCGCCAGCGACGGCACGGACCAGAG of Myxococcota bacterium contains these proteins:
- a CDS encoding prepilin peptidase, producing the protein MGEPAISMPVLGAFAFVLGACIGSFLNVVVWRLPRGESLVRPGSHCPACDAAIPAWANVPLLSYALLRGRCKACGAHISARYPLVEALTGAVFAALMLVQGPTARLLVDWALAAALIAVTFIDVDHHIIPNSITIPGLAIGLFLSLVAPQLAVDWRDALLGVVLIGGGMWAISAGYERFSGKIGLGMGDVKLVAMLASFLGLEGALGVLIVGCLVGIAYGVLMLAWVKGGRDTRIPFGPALAAAGLVFLFQPNFLDHFLVRP
- a CDS encoding sigma-54 dependent transcriptional regulator, yielding MAKRRALIIDDEAGVRQSLGLILEDEGFEVARAADGDAGLRAAQAESFDVVLCDVRMPRRGGFEILEEVIRAQPDATVLVMSAFGQVEQALEAVRKGAYDFLAKPFTAQELLLAIKKADERERLRRENRTLRRALSNETRGVSIAAASPGMREVFELVERAAEFKTTVLVTGESGAGKEVVARAVHGLSDRATAPYVAVNCGAIPESLIESELFGHAKGAFTGADSESRGMFREADGGTLFLDEIGELPPATQVKLLRVLQEEEVRPVGAAKSFAVDVRIIAATARDLEQMVAAGQFRSDLFYRLNVFRIHVPPLRERPEDVPLLADQLLAAHARRMGKPVDPLERELLEALAAQPWPGNVRELENALERALILTRGRRITLDLFPFGAESADEARGESDSGGADDSSGSEAHDGEDLSIKRQGRALEERLIRQALLRTAGNRTRAARLLELSPRALQYKLKEYAIDPLNPLPAPSDS
- a CDS encoding ATP-binding protein, whose protein sequence is MTRRVGVQLEIVANLFVMMFAGVALVGVVLLSHSAVTVRDEAVERLRMGSRHLESLLERGVNDLADLAAVAHTSTPRLAGGEFAVLDASGRQVLGPPFDAAGRQQIAELVELARARGEVLELGSLWRGELALVTPVRTHSGQEGFLVGRSRGEEYRARLAPLVASGVGLLVIATSVFAGFGAWLLRRRVVSPLAELARGTRRVAAGDLAARIATQGPAELEDLAASFNRMAEALEADRAALERAQDALARGRRLASVGQLAAGVAHEVGNPVAAILGYAEMCQRERGASARSRELAEHIADEAMRIRTLVREMLDLSRPDALSVERVPAAELLERVAERMRPQPLLAGIELASSLAPELPLVDVDRRRIEQIFVNLVENAAHALRGVTGPRIELAAERARDPARPARRASDRTDESHAAERAPDSVAFTVTDNGPGIDPEHLPYVFDPFFTTKEPGEGSGLGLWNAHRLAELLGGRLEVASQSGRTCFRLVLPAADTNAGHGKAPSADHR
- a CDS encoding putative Ig domain-containing protein, translated to MSKRVIAIAIALACAACGGSDPTPPASSAQPAASAKPAGNSEPEIVSATLSPEPAGAGDSVSIDVNARDIDRDRLQTTIEWYRNGELDASLQGVSIPGNTFNRGDRVYAVAHVSDGLHEVSKATNPLTIGNAVPKVRGVSIGPSSATASDVLEAQATAQDADGDSIELSYRWFKNGQPLEGATDARLPAGRVRRGDKLAVEVSASDGTDQSEWVRSQDFVIANAQPVITSQPGYEMGPTGVYSYEISAKDADGDTPLRYELVSGPTGMAIDDATGAVTWTVPQDAKASNPIEVAVTDGFGGRATQRWVLSVDWNQAPAAPAGENGEDKAPANAKRAAANGEKPAAAAKSSDSKKPQAAKPQRAQPQRGDGDDLDRDQGEEYRQEKEEEF